A window from Pseudomonas sp. Tri1 encodes these proteins:
- a CDS encoding GMC oxidoreductase: protein MTRISTPISDIQEHYDVIVIGSGYGGGIAASRLSRAGRKVCLLERGREIQPGEYPNTMLAATEELQVHDPEGHIGSRTGLFDLHVNAQQNVVVGCGLGGTSLINANVSLEPEPGVFDDPRWPLAVREHRDTLLKEGYARAREMLKPNPYPDSSPKLPKLDAHKKSADYLKQGAHFYKPPINVTFDKLPNNLNHVGVEQLPCNGCGDCVSGCNNKAKNTTLMNYLPDAWNHGAEIFCQAEVRHLERDGDGWIVHFQYLDSGREMFSAPTLFVRADIVVVSAGTLGSTEIMLRSRDKGLAMSSQLGENMSGNGDILGFGHNCDQTINGIGFGAHSAKELEPVGPCITSIIDMRTEGDRRSRMVIEEGSIPGALGRPMVPSMAAFAEMIGVPTDTGFGASLKYKGREAESFLRGPYHGALHNMQTYLIMSHDNGEGRMVLDNKDQLRIDWPGVGEQENVTLGNERLHQCTKALGGIWVENPIWTKLLKHSIVSVHPLGGCVMGEDATQGVVNHKGQVFSGASGTDVYPGLYVSDGAVIPTSLAVNPLLTISAVSERNMGLLAADRGWIIDYTLPSAPRKPVAAPTLGVQFTETMKGYFSTAFTQPQGTDLKVYEAAAKRGKADNSSIEFTLTITAADLNRLIKEPEHAATLVGTLDAPLLSPKPLVASNGVFNLFEQYQEQVGVRHMNYDMKLTAEDGSDYYFSAFKTVPEDDGVLNIWPDTSTLYVTLYRGPDKSGAVIGSGVMHILPADFAKQMTTMKVLNARNERERVEALARFGKFFAGILWESYGGVFAGDIYFNPDAPPRLKRPLDAPAPTVHFFQTEDNVELRLTRYQAGTKGPVMLVHGLGVGSNIFSTDTIQTNLLEYLCKHEYDVWLLDLRVSILLPASKHEWNGDQVAQYDFKAAIEQIQQATLARDVQCVVHCYGATTFFMSMLAGLQGVRSVVCSQIAADTVVATATGLKAGLHLPGMLDAIGIKSLTAYADTKENWFNKLYDKALNGYARIEAQGYCTNPVCHRITFMYASLYRHDTLNETLHDNLHELFGESNMHTFEHLALIVRKGHLVDFKGNDVYMPHFDRLKLPICFISGADNQCYLPQSTLKTYERLCDMHGPQLFSRHEVPGYGHIDCIFGKDAVVDVYPLILEHLEKTALG from the coding sequence ATGACACGAATCTCGACCCCCATCAGCGACATCCAGGAGCATTACGACGTTATCGTCATTGGTTCGGGCTATGGCGGCGGTATTGCCGCCTCACGCCTGTCCCGAGCGGGGCGCAAGGTGTGCCTGCTGGAGCGTGGCCGGGAGATCCAGCCCGGCGAATACCCCAACACCATGCTTGCGGCTACTGAGGAGCTGCAGGTGCATGATCCGGAGGGTCATATCGGTTCGCGCACCGGGCTGTTCGACCTGCACGTCAACGCCCAGCAGAACGTGGTGGTCGGTTGTGGCCTGGGCGGCACTTCGCTGATCAACGCCAACGTTTCGCTGGAGCCGGAACCTGGTGTGTTCGATGATCCGCGCTGGCCGTTGGCGGTGCGTGAACACCGCGATACGTTGCTCAAGGAGGGCTATGCGCGGGCCCGGGAGATGCTCAAGCCCAATCCGTATCCGGATTCGTCGCCGAAGTTGCCCAAGCTCGACGCCCACAAGAAGTCGGCCGATTACCTCAAGCAAGGCGCGCATTTCTACAAGCCGCCGATCAACGTGACCTTCGACAAGCTGCCCAACAACCTCAACCACGTTGGTGTCGAGCAGTTGCCGTGCAACGGCTGTGGTGATTGCGTCTCGGGCTGTAACAACAAGGCCAAGAACACCACGTTGATGAATTACCTGCCAGATGCCTGGAACCACGGTGCGGAAATTTTCTGCCAGGCCGAGGTGCGGCACCTGGAGCGTGACGGTGACGGCTGGATCGTGCACTTCCAGTACCTGGACAGCGGTCGCGAGATGTTCTCGGCGCCGACGTTGTTCGTGCGGGCCGACATCGTGGTGGTGTCCGCCGGAACTCTGGGTTCCACCGAGATCATGTTGCGTTCCCGGGATAAAGGGCTGGCGATGTCCAGCCAATTGGGCGAGAACATGAGTGGCAACGGCGACATTCTCGGCTTCGGCCACAACTGCGACCAGACCATCAACGGTATTGGCTTCGGCGCTCACTCGGCCAAGGAACTGGAGCCAGTGGGGCCCTGCATCACGTCGATCATCGACATGCGCACCGAGGGCGACCGGCGCAGCCGCATGGTCATCGAGGAAGGCTCGATCCCCGGCGCGCTCGGCCGGCCCATGGTGCCGAGCATGGCAGCGTTCGCCGAGATGATCGGCGTGCCCACCGACACCGGTTTCGGGGCCAGCCTCAAATACAAAGGCCGGGAGGCCGAAAGCTTCCTGCGTGGGCCCTATCACGGCGCGCTGCATAACATGCAGACCTACCTGATCATGAGCCATGACAACGGCGAGGGGCGCATGGTGCTCGACAACAAGGACCAATTGCGCATCGACTGGCCCGGCGTCGGCGAACAGGAAAACGTTACCCTCGGCAATGAGCGCCTGCACCAATGCACCAAGGCCCTGGGCGGGATCTGGGTCGAGAACCCGATCTGGACCAAGCTGCTCAAGCACAGCATTGTATCGGTGCACCCACTGGGCGGCTGCGTGATGGGTGAAGACGCGACGCAAGGCGTGGTCAACCACAAAGGCCAGGTGTTCAGCGGCGCCAGCGGTACGGATGTCTACCCCGGCCTGTATGTGTCCGACGGTGCGGTGATCCCGACGTCCCTGGCGGTCAATCCGTTGTTGACCATCTCGGCGGTGAGCGAGCGCAACATGGGGCTGCTGGCGGCTGACCGGGGCTGGATCATCGACTACACGCTGCCTTCGGCCCCGCGCAAACCAGTGGCGGCACCGACCCTCGGCGTGCAGTTCACCGAAACCATGAAGGGCTACTTTTCCACAGCCTTCACCCAGCCCCAGGGCACCGACCTCAAGGTCTATGAAGCGGCGGCCAAGCGCGGCAAGGCCGACAACTCGTCCATCGAGTTCACCCTGACCATTACTGCCGCCGACCTCAATCGCCTGATCAAGGAGCCGGAACACGCCGCGACCCTGGTGGGCACGCTGGATGCGCCACTGCTTTCGCCCAAGCCGCTGGTCGCCAGCAATGGGGTGTTCAACCTGTTCGAGCAATACCAGGAACAGGTCGGCGTGCGGCACATGAACTACGACATGAAACTGACCGCCGAAGACGGCAGCGACTACTACTTCAGCGCCTTCAAGACCGTGCCCGAGGATGACGGCGTGCTGAACATCTGGCCTGACACCAGCACCCTGTATGTCACGCTGTATCGCGGGCCGGACAAGAGCGGTGCGGTGATCGGCTCGGGGGTGATGCACATCCTGCCGGCCGACTTCGCCAAGCAGATGACCACCATGAAAGTGCTCAACGCCCGCAACGAGCGCGAGCGCGTGGAAGCACTGGCGCGGTTCGGCAAGTTCTTCGCCGGGATCTTGTGGGAGAGCTATGGCGGGGTGTTCGCTGGCGATATCTACTTCAACCCCGACGCGCCACCGCGGCTCAAACGGCCGCTGGACGCACCGGCGCCGACCGTGCATTTTTTCCAGACCGAAGACAACGTCGAGCTGCGCCTGACCCGGTACCAGGCGGGCACCAAGGGCCCGGTGATGTTGGTTCACGGCTTGGGCGTGGGGTCGAATATCTTCTCCACCGACACTATCCAGACCAACTTGCTGGAGTACCTGTGCAAGCACGAGTACGACGTCTGGTTGCTGGACCTGCGGGTGAGCATCCTGCTGCCGGCCAGCAAGCATGAATGGAACGGCGACCAGGTGGCCCAGTACGACTTCAAGGCAGCCATCGAGCAGATCCAGCAAGCGACCCTGGCCCGTGACGTGCAGTGCGTGGTGCATTGCTATGGCGCGACGACCTTCTTCATGTCGATGCTGGCGGGGTTGCAAGGGGTACGCTCGGTGGTCTGCTCACAGATCGCCGCCGATACGGTGGTCGCCACGGCGACCGGTTTGAAAGCCGGCCTGCACTTGCCAGGAATGCTCGACGCCATCGGCATCAAATCCCTCACGGCGTACGCCGACACCAAGGAAAACTGGTTCAACAAGCTCTACGACAAGGCTCTCAATGGGTATGCCCGGATCGAGGCCCAGGGCTACTGCACCAACCCGGTCTGCCACCGCATCACGTTCATGTATGCCTCGCTGTATCGCCACGACACCCTCAATGAAACCCTGCACGACAACCTTCATGAATTGTTCGGCGAGTCGAACATGCACACCTTCGAACACCTGGCGCTGATCGTGCGCAAGGGGCACCTGGTGGACTTCAAGGGCAACGACGTCTACATGCCGCATTTCGATCGGCTGAAGTTGCCGATCTGCTTCATCAGCGGCGCCGACAACCAGTGCTACCTGCCGCAAAGCACCCTCAAGACCTACGAGCGACTCTGCGATATGCACGGCCCGCAGTTGTTCAGCCGCCACGAGGTGCCGGGCTACGGCCACATCGACTGCATCTTCGGCAAGGATGCGGTGGTGGATGTGTATCCGCTCATCCTTGAACACCTGGAGAAGACGGCGCTCGGTTGA
- the dgcB gene encoding dimethylglycine demethylation protein DgcB, translating into MLNTLLPILLFAALGLAVLGALRRVNMWRRGRPSKVDLIGGLFAMPKRYMVDLHHVVARDKYIANTHVATAGGFVLAAVLAILVHGFGLQSRILGYALLFATLLMFSGAIFVALRRRNPPSRLSKGPWMRLPKSLFAFSISFFLVTLPVAGILPADFGGWVLVVLLGLGVLWGVSEMFFGMTWGGPMKHAFAGALHLAWHRRAERFGGGRSTGLKPLDLSDPAAPLGVEKPKDFTWNQLLGFDACVQCGKCEAACPAFAAGQPLNPKKLIQDMVVGLAGGTDAKFAGSPYPGKPVGEHAGNPHQPIVNGLVDAETLWSCTTCRACVEECPMMIEHVDAIVDMRRHLTLEKGATPNKGAEVLENLIATDNPGGFAPGGRMNWAADLNLNLLSEKKSTDVLFWVGDGAFDMRNQRTLRAFVKVLKAAKVDFAVLGLEERDSGDVARRLGDEATFQLLAKRNIQTLAKYSFNRIVTCDPHSFHVLKNEYGAFDGNYLVQHHSTYLAEIIDAGALSLGQHKGDSVTYHDPCYLGRYNGEYEAPRQVLRALGIEVKEMQRSGFRSRCCGGGGGAPITDIPGKQRIPDMRMEDIRETGAELVAVGCPQCTAMLEGVVEPRPMIKDIAELVADALLEDAPPSKPVTPAKREPAEVH; encoded by the coding sequence ATGTTGAACACCCTTCTCCCCATCCTGCTGTTCGCTGCCCTGGGCCTCGCGGTCCTTGGCGCCTTGCGGCGGGTGAACATGTGGCGCCGGGGCCGACCGTCCAAGGTCGACCTGATCGGCGGTCTCTTCGCCATGCCCAAGCGCTACATGGTGGACTTGCACCACGTAGTGGCGCGGGACAAATACATCGCCAACACCCACGTCGCCACGGCGGGCGGCTTTGTGCTGGCGGCGGTACTGGCGATTCTGGTGCACGGCTTCGGCCTGCAAAGCCGCATCCTTGGCTATGCCTTGCTGTTCGCCACGCTGCTGATGTTCAGCGGCGCGATTTTCGTCGCCCTGCGCCGGCGCAACCCGCCGTCACGGCTGTCGAAAGGCCCATGGATGCGCCTGCCGAAAAGCCTGTTCGCATTTTCCATCAGCTTCTTCCTGGTGACCTTGCCGGTGGCCGGGATCCTGCCAGCGGACTTCGGTGGCTGGGTGTTGGTGGTATTGCTGGGCCTGGGCGTGCTTTGGGGCGTGTCGGAGATGTTCTTCGGCATGACCTGGGGCGGGCCGATGAAACACGCCTTCGCCGGTGCGCTACACCTGGCCTGGCACCGTCGTGCCGAGCGCTTTGGCGGTGGCCGTTCCACCGGCCTCAAGCCGCTGGACCTGAGCGACCCCGCTGCGCCGCTGGGCGTCGAGAAACCCAAGGATTTCACTTGGAATCAATTGCTCGGTTTCGATGCCTGCGTGCAATGCGGCAAGTGCGAAGCCGCCTGCCCGGCCTTTGCCGCCGGTCAGCCGCTGAACCCGAAGAAACTCATCCAGGACATGGTCGTCGGCCTGGCCGGCGGCACCGATGCGAAATTCGCCGGTAGCCCGTACCCCGGTAAACCGGTGGGCGAACACGCTGGTAATCCCCATCAGCCAATCGTCAACGGCCTGGTGGACGCCGAGACACTATGGTCGTGCACCACTTGCCGGGCCTGTGTCGAGGAATGCCCGATGATGATCGAGCACGTCGATGCCATCGTCGACATGCGCAGGCACCTGACCCTGGAAAAGGGCGCCACGCCGAACAAGGGCGCCGAGGTCCTGGAAAACCTCATCGCCACCGACAACCCGGGTGGTTTCGCCCCGGGTGGGCGGATGAACTGGGCGGCGGACCTGAACCTCAATCTGCTCAGCGAGAAGAAGTCTACCGACGTGCTGTTCTGGGTTGGCGACGGTGCTTTCGACATGCGCAACCAACGCACCCTGCGTGCCTTCGTCAAAGTGCTCAAGGCCGCAAAAGTCGACTTCGCCGTGCTCGGTCTCGAAGAGCGCGACAGCGGCGATGTGGCCCGGCGCCTGGGCGATGAAGCGACCTTCCAGCTGTTGGCCAAACGCAACATCCAGACCCTGGCCAAGTACAGTTTCAATCGCATCGTCACCTGCGACCCCCATAGCTTCCACGTGCTGAAAAACGAATACGGCGCTTTCGATGGCAACTACCTGGTGCAGCACCACAGCACCTACCTGGCGGAGATCATCGACGCTGGTGCCCTCAGCCTCGGCCAGCACAAGGGCGACAGCGTGACCTATCACGACCCGTGCTACCTGGGCCGCTACAACGGCGAATACGAGGCGCCACGCCAAGTGCTGCGTGCGCTGGGTATCGAGGTCAAGGAAATGCAGCGTTCCGGTTTCCGCTCGCGTTGCTGCGGCGGTGGCGGCGGTGCGCCGATCACCGACATCCCGGGCAAGCAGCGGATTCCCGACATGCGCATGGAAGACATCCGCGAAACCGGCGCCGAGCTGGTGGCCGTGGGTTGTCCACAATGCACCGCGATGCTCGAAGGCGTGGTCGAGCCACGACCGATGATCAAGGACATCGCCGAACTGGTGGCCGACGCCCTGCTCGAAGACGCGCCACCGAGCAAGCCCGTGACCCCGGCCAAACGTGAACCTGCGGAGGTGCATTAA
- a CDS encoding electron transfer flavoprotein subunit alpha/FixB family protein → MSDIIRRDPRAEWIARNRLHPLHAAMQPVQHSWMGPNGVIRKNVHGVGFIGPNGIKRIDRSGAQQGGASKRTAAAEVQLPLHQVPQPAFYISVVPDMVGGRLSSHDRDLLGLAHQLAGADGAVLAVVFGEHKENAFATAGVDRLLVLAGEQFSGYAPEQRVQGLRAVDNQFNPRHWLLPDSRTGGGELGRRLAAALGERPATRVWQVKGEECIGRAGAGLQDLARPLARLILAAAECAEPVSETRHEALPVELSTSVARSLSRIEDLGAVAVDPGAIPMAEAEFIFSGGNGVKDWDLFHKTAAALGATEGASRVAVDDGFMARDRQVGASGTWVTARVYVAVGISGAIQHLQGIGACDKVVAINLDPGCDMIKRADLSVIGDSAAILQALIAAVEAYRNEAKRDAA, encoded by the coding sequence ATGAGCGACATCATCCGCCGCGACCCTCGCGCCGAGTGGATCGCCCGCAACCGCCTGCACCCGCTGCACGCAGCCATGCAGCCGGTGCAACACAGCTGGATGGGGCCCAACGGCGTCATCCGCAAGAATGTCCACGGTGTGGGTTTCATCGGCCCCAACGGCATCAAACGCATCGACCGCAGCGGTGCCCAGCAGGGTGGCGCGAGCAAGCGTACCGCCGCCGCAGAGGTGCAACTGCCACTGCATCAAGTGCCACAACCAGCGTTCTACATCAGTGTGGTGCCGGACATGGTTGGTGGCCGCCTCAGCAGTCACGACCGCGATCTGCTAGGCCTGGCCCATCAATTGGCCGGTGCCGACGGTGCGGTCCTGGCAGTGGTCTTCGGTGAGCACAAGGAAAACGCTTTCGCCACCGCCGGTGTCGACCGCTTGCTGGTATTGGCGGGCGAGCAATTCAGCGGTTATGCGCCGGAACAACGGGTGCAGGGCCTGCGGGCTGTGGATAACCAATTCAATCCACGCCATTGGCTGCTGCCCGACAGCCGCACCGGTGGCGGTGAGCTGGGCCGGCGTCTGGCTGCGGCTCTGGGCGAACGCCCGGCGACGCGGGTCTGGCAGGTCAAGGGCGAGGAGTGCATTGGCCGTGCCGGTGCCGGCCTGCAAGACCTGGCCCGGCCATTGGCGCGCTTGATCCTGGCGGCGGCCGAATGTGCCGAGCCGGTCAGCGAAACCCGTCACGAAGCCCTGCCGGTGGAGTTATCCACAAGTGTGGCGCGCAGTTTGTCGCGCATTGAGGATCTTGGCGCGGTGGCGGTGGACCCGGGGGCGATCCCGATGGCCGAAGCCGAATTCATTTTCTCCGGCGGTAACGGGGTCAAGGACTGGGATCTTTTCCACAAAACCGCTGCGGCCCTGGGCGCCACCGAAGGCGCCTCGCGGGTGGCGGTGGACGATGGTTTCATGGCCCGCGACCGTCAGGTCGGCGCGTCCGGCACCTGGGTCACGGCGCGGGTCTACGTGGCCGTAGGGATTTCCGGGGCGATCCAGCACCTGCAAGGCATCGGTGCCTGCGACAAGGTGGTGGCGATCAACCTCGACCCGGGCTGCGACATGATCAAACGGGCAGACCTGTCGGTGATCGGCGACAGTGCGGCGATTCTCCAGGCCTTGATCGCGGCGGTAGAGGCTTACCGCAACGAAGCCAAGCGCGATGCGGCTTAA
- a CDS encoding electron transfer flavoprotein subunit beta translates to MSTQVISLVSIGAHPTSGRPRRAEQDARAVELGLQLAGNDLQVLHAGDVAEPALRAYLGMGLDELHVLENPAGADALPALTDYLRDVGAQVVLTGSQAETGEGSGMLPFLLAENLGWPLVVGLAQVESIDNGVALVLQALPRGQRRRLKVRLPFLATVDNAAPKPRQSAYGPARRGALHAEEVEVVDDTLLAVATLQPAKPRPKRLKVIKAKSGADRMKAATAKASGGGGQVLKGLSPEAGAEAILKLLVEEGVVR, encoded by the coding sequence ATGAGTACCCAAGTGATCAGCCTCGTATCCATCGGCGCCCACCCCACCTCCGGTCGGCCCCGCCGTGCCGAGCAGGATGCCCGGGCTGTGGAACTGGGCCTGCAACTGGCCGGCAATGACCTGCAAGTGCTGCACGCCGGCGACGTGGCCGAACCGGCCCTGCGCGCCTATTTGGGCATGGGCCTGGACGAACTCCATGTGTTGGAAAACCCTGCGGGCGCCGACGCACTGCCGGCCCTGACCGATTACCTGCGCGACGTTGGCGCCCAAGTGGTGCTCACCGGCAGCCAGGCGGAAACCGGTGAAGGCTCGGGCATGCTCCCATTTCTGTTGGCGGAAAACCTTGGCTGGCCGCTGGTGGTGGGGTTGGCTCAGGTCGAATCCATCGACAACGGCGTGGCCTTGGTGCTGCAAGCCTTGCCCCGTGGCCAACGGCGCCGTCTCAAAGTACGCCTGCCATTCCTGGCCACTGTGGATAACGCCGCACCGAAACCTCGGCAAAGTGCCTACGGCCCGGCGCGGCGCGGCGCCTTGCACGCTGAAGAGGTTGAGGTTGTCGATGACACCTTGTTGGCAGTGGCGACCCTGCAACCGGCCAAGCCACGTCCCAAACGCCTGAAAGTGATCAAGGCCAAGAGCGGCGCGGACCGCATGAAGGCCGCCACGGCCAAGGCCAGCGGTGGAGGCGGGCAAGTGCTCAAGGGCCTGAGCCCGGAGGCGGGCGCCGAGGCGATTCTCAAGTTGCTGGTTGAGGAAGGGGTGGTTCGCTGA
- a CDS encoding metallophosphoesterase, with product MSLLHHWEHEFDKVKVRLHGLVTRLEMSWKKLVNDLEPEEFQAIVKLLQRGHDQARHVIEHGDLPDDEPAVPWELAHGLSILKIGNATPLPQSEDELPTRVLKDGTLLGCRKWELLDLLWSEALLKWIENLRHHATFATNPALVKMDSDVVLAIAGDWGTGPFDSHAPAVAVANQMQLAQADFTIHLGDVYYAGTHSQEDVDMVGWPQGKRGSFTLNSNHEMYSGAHGYFKELAKRFPVQQGTSYFALYNDDWLVVGLDSAYASDAMNLYMDGTLNTQQIEWMKTLPKRKKLMVLSHHQGFDISGHNKTALYQPVCDALGREPDYWYWGHLHNGICYAPQGGLHARCAGHGAIPYGTTSELNGHARVLWSETQLAGDEAYPERVLNGYVKVQLKGEEIVETFYGEDGSVRWSSK from the coding sequence ATGTCATTACTGCACCATTGGGAACATGAGTTCGACAAGGTCAAAGTCCGCCTGCACGGGTTGGTCACGCGGCTGGAGATGTCCTGGAAAAAACTGGTCAATGACTTGGAGCCCGAGGAATTCCAGGCCATCGTCAAGCTGCTGCAGCGAGGCCACGATCAAGCCCGGCACGTCATTGAACACGGCGATTTGCCGGACGACGAGCCCGCCGTGCCCTGGGAACTGGCCCACGGTCTGTCGATCCTGAAGATCGGCAACGCCACGCCCTTGCCACAAAGCGAGGACGAACTGCCGACCCGGGTACTCAAGGACGGCACCTTGCTCGGCTGCCGCAAATGGGAACTGCTGGACCTGCTGTGGAGCGAGGCGCTGCTCAAGTGGATCGAGAACCTGCGTCACCACGCGACGTTCGCCACCAACCCTGCATTGGTGAAGATGGACAGCGACGTGGTGCTGGCCATCGCCGGCGACTGGGGCACCGGGCCATTCGACAGCCATGCACCGGCGGTGGCCGTGGCCAATCAGATGCAATTGGCCCAGGCCGATTTCACCATCCATCTGGGCGATGTGTATTACGCCGGGACCCATTCCCAGGAAGACGTCGACATGGTCGGCTGGCCCCAGGGCAAGCGTGGCTCGTTCACCCTCAATTCCAACCACGAGATGTACAGTGGCGCCCATGGCTATTTCAAGGAGCTGGCCAAGCGTTTCCCGGTGCAGCAAGGCACCAGTTACTTTGCCTTGTACAACGATGACTGGCTGGTGGTCGGCCTGGACAGCGCCTATGCCTCGGATGCCATGAACCTGTACATGGACGGCACCCTCAATACACAGCAGATCGAGTGGATGAAAACCCTGCCCAAGCGCAAGAAGCTCATGGTGCTCAGTCATCACCAGGGCTTCGACATTTCCGGGCACAACAAGACCGCGCTTTACCAACCGGTGTGCGATGCCCTTGGGCGTGAGCCGGATTACTGGTATTGGGGGCATTTGCACAACGGTATCTGCTACGCGCCGCAAGGCGGATTGCACGCGCGCTGCGCCGGGCACGGGGCGATTCCCTATGGCACCACCAGTGAGCTGAACGGGCATGCCCGGGTGTTGTGGTCGGAGACTCAGTTGGCGGGGGACGAGGCGTATCCGGAGCGGGTATTGAACGGTTATGTGAAGGTGCAGTTGAAGGGGGAGGAGATTGTCGAGACGTTTTATGGGGAGGATGGCAGTGTGCGGTGGTCTTCCAAGTAG
- a CDS encoding GNAT family N-acetyltransferase: protein MEVEFRPALPTDTREIARLFRISSEGASDYIWSQLAEPGQDLLEVGAARYARENVDFSYQNCLVAQADGRVIGMMHCYVTREDPLAAPVTDPILAPYADMEVPDTLYISSLALHEGWRNKGLGVRFLERAQQRADQLALNGLSLIDYAANTGARRFYERHGFGIVKTCQVVPHPMIRVTGEAYLMHRP, encoded by the coding sequence ATGGAAGTTGAATTTCGCCCGGCCTTGCCCACGGATACCCGCGAGATCGCTCGTCTATTCCGGATTTCCTCAGAGGGCGCGTCGGATTACATCTGGAGCCAGTTGGCGGAGCCGGGGCAGGACCTCCTGGAGGTGGGGGCTGCTCGTTACGCCCGAGAAAATGTCGATTTTTCCTACCAGAATTGTCTTGTTGCCCAGGCCGATGGCCGGGTCATCGGCATGATGCACTGTTACGTGACGCGTGAGGATCCGCTGGCGGCTCCCGTCACTGATCCGATCCTGGCGCCCTACGCCGACATGGAGGTCCCCGATACCCTCTATATATCGAGCCTGGCCCTGCATGAAGGCTGGCGTAACAAGGGGCTCGGCGTGCGCTTTCTCGAGCGGGCGCAACAGCGTGCCGATCAACTGGCACTCAATGGCCTGAGCCTGATCGACTATGCCGCGAACACCGGTGCCCGACGCTTTTATGAGCGCCATGGCTTTGGCATCGTCAAAACCTGCCAGGTTGTCCCGCATCCGATGATTCGGGTGACGGGGGAGGCGTATCTGATGCATCGGCCTTAA